GGTGCCACCATCACCCACCGCGTGATGGCGAAGCTGTTCGAGGACCGCGGCGTGGCCCTCGACCGCACCTACCAGCTCAACGTCGGCGGCAACATGGACTTCAAGAACATGCTCGAGCGTGAGCGCCTGGAGTCCAAGAAGGTCTCCAAGACCCAGGCCGTGACGTCCAACCTCAAGGGCGAGCTCGCCGACAAGGTCAGCGACCGCAACGTGCACATCGGCCCGTCCGACTACGTCGCGTGGCTCGACGACCGCAAGTGGGCCTACGTCCGCCTCGAGGGTCGCGCGTTCGGTGACGTCCCCCTCAACCTCGAGTACAAGCTCGAGGTCTGGGACTCCCCGAACTCCGCCGGCATCATCATCGACGCCGTCCGCGCCGCGAAGATCGCCAAGGACCGCGGCATCGGCGGCCCGATCCTCCCGGCCTCGGCCTACCTGATGAAGTCCCCGCCGGTGCAGATGGCCGACGAGGTCGGTCGCTACGAGCTCGAGAAGTTCATCCGGGGCGAGTAGTCCCCGACCGCTCCACCCCAGCACGACCCAGCACCACCACAGCACGGCCCCGCAGGTCCACGTCCCGGACCCGCGGGGCCGTTGCCGTCCCGCCGCCCGGGGAAGGCCCGAGGATAGAAGCGCTTCTCCGGGGTACTCAGCGAGATGGACCCCGCTGGAGGTGCCGGCGCGGGCATGGGAGGAGATCGGTCATGCGACTTTCCGCGTTGACGGGCACGTTCGTGGCGGCATGCCTGCTGGCAGGGTGCGCCCAGGGCACCGGCGACTCCGAGGAGACCTCGGACGCGTCCTTCGACAGCAGCGCCGACCTGTCCGGCGAGGTGCAGGTGATGGGCTTCGGCGCCGGCGACGAGATCGCGACCGAGCGCCTCGAGCTGGCGGAGGAGGAGCTCGGCGAGGCGAAGGTCGACCTGGTCGAGGGCGACCTCGACATCCAGCAGTTCCTCTCCTCGGTCGCCTCGGGCGAACCGCCCGCGCTGGTCTACGCCGAGCGCAGCCAGATCGGCACGTTCGCCTCCCGCGGCGCGGTCGTCCCCCTGACCGACTGCATCGAGGGAGAGGGCATCGACACCTCCGTCTTCCGCGAGTCCGCCCTCGGGGAGGTCACCTTCGACGACGAGGTCTACGGCATCCCGGAGTTCAACGTCGTCCAGCTGACCCAGGCCAACGCCGACCTGCTCGAGCAGTCCGGCCACACCGTCGAGGACGTCAACGGCTCCGACTGGGCCGCGGTCCTCGAGGCCAACAAGGACCTCATGCAGATGCAGGGCGGGGACCTGGCGACGATCGGCTACGACAGCAAGCTCCCCGAGTTCCTGCCGCTGTGGGCCAAGGCCAACGGCGCCGACCTCATCTCCGAGGACGGTCGCACCGCCCAGCTCGACGACCCGGCGGTCGTCGAGGCGCTCGAGTTCGCCGTCTCGGTCTACGACGCCCAGGGCGGCTTCGGCGAGGTGAAGGCGCTGCGCGACTCGGCCGACTTCTTCGGCGACGGCAACCAGTTCGCCAGCGGCTCCCTCGGCGCCATGCCGATGGAGCAGTGGTACGTCAGCGTCCTCAACGACGTCTCCCCCGACGCCCCGATGGCCTTCGACACGGTGCGCGACCTCCAGGGCGAGCCGCTCGCGTGGGCGTCGGGCTCCGCGTGGGCGATCCCCAAGGGCAGCCCCAACCCCGAGGCCGCGTGCCGGATGGCCCGCGTGATGACCGAGACCGACTCCTGGATGGCCGCGGCCGAGGAGCGCGTCCGGCTGCGCGAGGAGAGCGGCGGGCTGTTCACCGGCATCCTGACCGCCAACGAGGAGGCCGACGAGGCGATCCGCGAGATGGCCCCGACCGACGGCGACTCCGTCTGGTCGCAGGCGGTCGCAGCGATGTACGAGGCCAACGACCACACCTTCGCCATGCCGGCCAACCCCGCCGGCGACGAGTTCGAGCAGGCCTGGCAGGACGAGGTCAACAAGGTGCTCAACGGCCAGAAGGAGCCGGCCGACGCCCTGGCGGACGCCCAGGAGGCGGCGCAGGACGCACTCGACGAGGCATGGGCGAGCTGGGACGAGAAGTGAGCACCGCGACGGCTCCCGGCCGGCGTACCCGACCCGCCACCCGGCGCCGCCGGGGCGAGGGCGGACGGCACCAGGGCCGCGTGGCCCTGCTGTTCATCAGCCCCTGGCTGATCGGGTTCGTGGTGTTCATGGCCTACCCGGTCCTCTACACCGTCTACCTCTCGCTGACGGACTACGACGTCATCAACGACCCGTCCTTCGTGGGGCTCGACAACTACCGCGAGCTGATGGGTGACGAGAAGATCCGCCTGGCGCTGCGCAACACCTTCGTCTACACCCTGATGTCGGTGCCGGCGCAGCTCGCCGTCTCGCTCGGCCTCGCGCTGCTGCTGCAGCGCGCCGGGCGGGCGGCGGGATTCTTCCGCACCGCCTTCTTCCTGCCGAAGATGACGCCGCCGGTCGCCGTGGGCGTCCTGCTGCTCATGCTGCTCAACGGGCAGAACGGCCTGCTCAACGAGTTCCTCGGCTGGTTCGGGATCAACGGCCCCAACTGGACGACCGACCCCGCGTGGGTGAAGCCCGGCCTGGTGATCATGTCGCTGTGGACCGTCGGGGCATCGGTGATCATCCTGCTGGCCGCCCTGCAGGAGGTGCCCGAGGAGCTCCTCGACGCCGCCCGGGTGGACGGGGCCGGGTGGTGGCGCCGGCTGTGGCACGTCACCGTGCCGATCATCAGCCCGGCGATCTACTTCATCGTCGTGGTCGACACCATCGCCTCGCTCCAGTCCTTCACCGAGGCCTACACGGCGTTCTTCGGGGCGGGCAACACGACCTACAGCAACGACGCCGCGCTGTTCTACGCCATCTACCTGTTCCAGCAGGCCTTCGAGTTCCTCCACATGGGCTACGCCTCGGCGATGGCGATGCTGCTCTTCGTCATCGTGATGGTCGTCACCGCCGTGCAGGTGATGCTCAGCCGGCGCTACGTCCACTACACGGGCGGTGCGCGATGAGCACCCTCGACCGCGCCGGCGAGGCCGGACCCACCACGGGCGTGCCGCCGGTCGACCCGGACGAGGCGGTGACCGCTCCGGCCCGGGCCCCGCGGCCGCCGAACCGGCGACCCGGCCTCGGCGGCCGCATCTTCGTGGCCGTCGCGCTGGTCGTGACCACCATCGCGTTCGTCTACCCGTTCGTGTGGCTGGTCAGCGCCTCGCTCAAGCCGCGCAGCGACGTCTTCGACAACCGCCTGATCCCCGAGACGCTGACCTTCGACAACTACATCGAGGTGTGGAACGCCGCACCGATGGCGGCGTGGCTGCTCAACACGGCCTTCGTCACCATCATGGCGACCCTCACGGTCACCATCTCCAGCGCGCTCGTGGCGTGGGGGTTCGCGCGCTACCAGTTCCGCGGCCGCAACTTCCTCTTCGGGCTGGTGCTCGCCTCGATGATGATCCCGGGCGCGGCGACGATGATCCC
This genomic stretch from Nocardioides renjunii harbors:
- a CDS encoding carbohydrate ABC transporter permease, whose protein sequence is MSTLDRAGEAGPTTGVPPVDPDEAVTAPARAPRPPNRRPGLGGRIFVAVALVVTTIAFVYPFVWLVSASLKPRSDVFDNRLIPETLTFDNYIEVWNAAPMAAWLLNTAFVTIMATLTVTISSALVAWGFARYQFRGRNFLFGLVLASMMIPGAATMIPTYLIWDSLGMVGTLTPLWAGNVFGTAFYIFLLRQFFLGLPTELFDAAEMDGAGHWKVFWHVALPLTKPALVVVALFEFQAAWTDLMRGLIYLRDREDFTVPRGLKSMLDQFGFGGEWHWELVVTASVITTVPMILVFFLGQKQIIQGVASTGTKG
- a CDS encoding extracellular solute-binding protein, yielding MRLSALTGTFVAACLLAGCAQGTGDSEETSDASFDSSADLSGEVQVMGFGAGDEIATERLELAEEELGEAKVDLVEGDLDIQQFLSSVASGEPPALVYAERSQIGTFASRGAVVPLTDCIEGEGIDTSVFRESALGEVTFDDEVYGIPEFNVVQLTQANADLLEQSGHTVEDVNGSDWAAVLEANKDLMQMQGGDLATIGYDSKLPEFLPLWAKANGADLISEDGRTAQLDDPAVVEALEFAVSVYDAQGGFGEVKALRDSADFFGDGNQFASGSLGAMPMEQWYVSVLNDVSPDAPMAFDTVRDLQGEPLAWASGSAWAIPKGSPNPEAACRMARVMTETDSWMAAAEERVRLREESGGLFTGILTANEEADEAIREMAPTDGDSVWSQAVAAMYEANDHTFAMPANPAGDEFEQAWQDEVNKVLNGQKEPADALADAQEAAQDALDEAWASWDEK
- a CDS encoding carbohydrate ABC transporter permease, whose translation is MSTATAPGRRTRPATRRRRGEGGRHQGRVALLFISPWLIGFVVFMAYPVLYTVYLSLTDYDVINDPSFVGLDNYRELMGDEKIRLALRNTFVYTLMSVPAQLAVSLGLALLLQRAGRAAGFFRTAFFLPKMTPPVAVGVLLLMLLNGQNGLLNEFLGWFGINGPNWTTDPAWVKPGLVIMSLWTVGASVIILLAALQEVPEELLDAARVDGAGWWRRLWHVTVPIISPAIYFIVVVDTIASLQSFTEAYTAFFGAGNTTYSNDAALFYAIYLFQQAFEFLHMGYASAMAMLLFVIVMVVTAVQVMLSRRYVHYTGGAR